CCACACGGCTGGTGCACGGTATTGGGTATTGCAAGTGTAAAAGTTGTCTTCACCGTACAATTTCAGTTCGGCCGCTGGTCGTTCCTGGTCGTTGGAGTTGCCTACGGTGCCTACCATCAGCAGCGTCTGGCCAAGCGAGAGGTTGGAATTCGCGAAATCGAGGCACAACAAAAGGCCATCCGGGACGCAAAATTGGCCGTGGAGAAGAAACGGAACCAGGA
The nucleotide sequence above comes from Anopheles bellator chromosome 1, idAnoBellAS_SP24_06.2, whole genome shotgun sequence. Encoded proteins:
- the LOC131216141 gene encoding ATP synthase subunit e, mitochondrial; translated protein: MADLGAPVRVSPLIRFGRWSFLVVGVAYGAYHQQRLAKREVGIREIEAQQKAIRDAKLAVEKKRNQEAEAKAIAELSGPSKK